In Bacillota bacterium, the following proteins share a genomic window:
- the purH gene encoding bifunctional phosphoribosylaminoimidazolecarboxamide formyltransferase/IMP cyclohydrolase, which produces MRIRRALLSVSEKIGIVELGRGLVELGVRLLSTGGTARALEAAGVPVTPVEEVTGWGEMLAGRVKTLHPAIHAAILARREEAGDLEEIRRAGIEPIDLVAVNLYPFLEQPSLEQIDIGGPTLLRAAAKNWPSVVVLSDPAQYGPVLEALREAGDLGPGERRRLAAAAFRHVAVYDAAVAGWLEPPGPAGEGELPAELPFGLRKLADLRYGENPHQRAAVYAEARPRGPARPTALAEAVPLQGKPLSYNNLQDAQAAWRLVREFDASGRPAAAAVKHATPCGVALGETLAQAFARARDADPVSIFGGVVALNRPVDAATAADLGDLFLEVVAAPGFEPEALERLKRRRNLRLLALDPEAPVAAPLELRPIAGGALLQEADLQPVDPTTWRPVAGDPLPPGSPLLADLEFAWRVVRHARSNAIVVARDGRTLGIGAGQVNRIDAARQALERAGEAARGAVLASDGFFPFGDVAEAAAEAGIAAIVEPGGSIRDEETIRTCREAGIALYFTGVRHFRH; this is translated from the coding sequence ATGCGGATCCGTCGGGCACTTCTGAGCGTCAGCGAGAAGATCGGCATCGTCGAGCTGGGACGGGGCCTGGTCGAGCTGGGCGTCCGGCTCCTCTCCACGGGCGGGACGGCCCGTGCCCTGGAGGCGGCGGGCGTGCCGGTGACGCCGGTGGAGGAGGTGACCGGCTGGGGGGAGATGCTCGCCGGCCGCGTCAAGACGCTCCACCCCGCCATCCACGCCGCCATCCTGGCGCGGCGGGAGGAGGCGGGCGACCTGGAGGAGATCCGCCGCGCGGGGATCGAGCCCATCGACCTGGTGGCGGTCAACCTCTACCCCTTCCTGGAGCAGCCGTCGCTGGAGCAGATCGACATCGGCGGCCCCACGCTGCTCCGGGCCGCCGCCAAGAACTGGCCCTCGGTGGTCGTCCTCTCCGACCCCGCCCAGTACGGGCCGGTGCTGGAGGCGCTGCGCGAGGCGGGCGACCTCGGGCCCGGGGAGCGGCGCCGCCTGGCGGCCGCCGCCTTCCGCCACGTGGCCGTCTACGACGCCGCGGTGGCGGGCTGGCTGGAGCCGCCGGGGCCGGCCGGCGAGGGCGAGCTGCCCGCGGAGCTCCCCTTCGGCCTCCGGAAGCTGGCCGATCTCCGCTACGGCGAGAATCCGCACCAGCGGGCGGCCGTCTATGCCGAGGCGCGGCCCCGGGGCCCGGCGCGTCCCACCGCGCTGGCGGAGGCGGTGCCCCTGCAGGGGAAGCCCCTCTCCTACAACAACCTGCAGGACGCGCAGGCCGCCTGGCGGCTGGTGCGCGAGTTCGACGCCAGCGGGCGGCCGGCGGCGGCGGCCGTCAAACACGCCACCCCCTGCGGCGTCGCCCTGGGGGAGACGCTGGCGCAGGCCTTCGCCCGTGCCCGCGACGCCGATCCGGTCTCCATCTTCGGCGGCGTCGTGGCCCTCAACCGGCCGGTGGACGCGGCCACGGCCGCCGATCTGGGCGACCTCTTCCTGGAGGTGGTGGCGGCGCCCGGCTTCGAGCCGGAGGCTCTGGAGCGGTTGAAGCGGAGGCGGAACCTGCGCCTGCTCGCCCTCGACCCGGAGGCGCCCGTCGCCGCCCCCCTGGAGCTGCGCCCCATCGCAGGCGGCGCCCTCCTCCAGGAGGCCGACCTCCAGCCTGTGGATCCCACCACCTGGCGCCCGGTGGCCGGGGACCCGCTTCCTCCCGGCTCCCCGCTCCTCGCCGACCTGGAGTTCGCCTGGCGCGTGGTCCGCCACGCCCGCTCCAACGCCATCGTCGTGGCCCGGGACGGACGCACGCTGGGCATCGGTGCCGGCCAGGTCAACCGCATCGACGCCGCCCGCCAGGCGCTGGAGCGGGCGGGTGAGGCCGCCCGCGGCGCCGTCCTCGCCTCCGACGGCTTCTTCCCCTTCGGGGACGTGGCCGAGGCGGCGGCCGAGGCGGGAATCGCCGCCATCGTCGAGCCCGGCGGCTCGATCCGCGACGAGGAGACGATCCGCACCTGCCGGGAGGCGGGCATCGCCCTCTATTTCACCGGCGTCCGCCACTTCCGTCACTGA
- the purF gene encoding amidophosphoribosyltransferase gives MAELSGAPREACGIFAVWNHPDPVPLVRRGLVALQHRGQESAGIAVRTPGGELAVERGMGTVDEALPPERLARLRGLGPDAALGHVRYSTSGASRLENAQPFLVRLRQGPAALAHNGELVNAGRLRRALEQRGSIFQSESDSEVIAHLVAARPEPDLGEAFLEALHILQGAFALALLGPSALWAVRDPYGIRPLTLGRLGQAWVVASESCALDAVGAEPLGDVEPGEAAVIGPAGLRRRRYARPQEGDRQALCLFELIYLARPDTLLAGGDVHSFRKRSGRALAREAPAAADVVIGVPDSSLSAASGYAEALGLPYEMGLVRNRYVGRTFIEPEEADRGDRVRLKLNVVRPVVAGRRVVLVDDSLVRGTTARRIVDLLRAAGAAEVHLRIASAPFRFPCRYGIDASKRGELFAASRTVAEMRAELGVESLAFLSLEGLLEAAGERPGRAARFCTACFRGDYPVPLPDDGEERPPALPLPPSPLEEAIG, from the coding sequence ATGGCCGAACTGAGCGGCGCCCCGCGCGAGGCCTGCGGCATCTTCGCCGTCTGGAACCACCCCGATCCGGTGCCGCTGGTCCGGCGCGGCCTGGTGGCGCTCCAGCACCGCGGGCAGGAGTCGGCCGGCATCGCCGTCCGCACACCCGGAGGGGAGCTGGCCGTCGAACGGGGGATGGGGACGGTGGACGAGGCGCTCCCGCCCGAGCGGCTGGCGCGGCTGCGGGGTCTCGGGCCGGACGCCGCGCTCGGCCACGTCCGCTACTCCACCAGCGGCGCCAGCCGCCTGGAGAACGCCCAGCCCTTCCTCGTCCGGCTCCGGCAGGGGCCGGCGGCGCTGGCGCACAACGGCGAGCTGGTCAACGCCGGGCGGCTCCGGCGGGCGCTGGAGCAGCGCGGTTCCATCTTCCAGAGCGAGAGCGACAGCGAGGTGATCGCCCACCTGGTGGCGGCCCGGCCGGAGCCGGATCTGGGCGAGGCCTTCCTCGAGGCCCTCCACATCCTCCAGGGCGCCTTCGCCCTCGCCCTCCTGGGTCCCTCGGCGCTCTGGGCGGTGCGCGACCCGTACGGCATCCGCCCGCTCACCCTGGGCCGGCTGGGACAGGCCTGGGTGGTCGCCTCGGAGAGCTGCGCCCTGGACGCGGTGGGGGCGGAGCCGCTGGGTGACGTGGAGCCGGGCGAGGCGGCGGTGATCGGGCCGGCCGGCCTCCGGCGGCGGCGCTACGCCCGCCCCCAGGAAGGCGACCGGCAGGCGCTCTGCCTCTTCGAGCTGATCTACCTCGCCCGGCCGGACACCCTGCTGGCCGGCGGCGACGTGCACAGCTTCCGCAAGCGGAGCGGCCGGGCGCTGGCCCGCGAGGCGCCGGCGGCGGCCGACGTGGTGATCGGCGTCCCCGACTCCAGCCTCTCCGCCGCCTCGGGCTACGCCGAGGCGCTCGGCCTTCCCTACGAGATGGGGTTGGTGCGGAACCGGTACGTGGGGAGGACCTTCATCGAGCCGGAGGAGGCGGACCGCGGCGACCGGGTCCGTCTCAAGCTGAACGTGGTCCGCCCGGTGGTGGCCGGCCGCCGGGTGGTGCTGGTGGACGACTCGCTGGTGCGGGGGACCACCGCCCGCCGGATCGTCGACCTGCTCCGCGCGGCGGGCGCCGCGGAGGTCCACCTGCGCATCGCCTCCGCGCCCTTCCGCTTCCCCTGCCGGTACGGCATCGACGCCTCCAAGCGGGGCGAGCTCTTCGCCGCCAGCCGGACGGTGGCGGAGATGCGCGCGGAGCTGGGGGTGGAGAGCCTCGCCTTCCTCAGCCTGGAGGGGCTGCTGGAGGCCGCCGGCGAGAGGCCTGGCCGGGCCGCCCGCTTCTGCACCGCCTGCTTCCGGGGCGACTACCCGGTGCCGCTGCCGGACGACGGAGAGGAGCGGCCCCCGGCGCTGCCCCTCCCCCCCTCCCCCCTGGAGGAAGCGATCGGATGA
- the purN gene encoding phosphoribosylglycinamide formyltransferase has translation MSSRGGLLFDGSRPAGRSPGSPVPLGFLVSGRGSNLEAILAAVERGELPAEPRLVLSDRAGVRALEVARAHGVPAQVLERREFPDREAYERALAGRFLERGVELCAMAGFLRLVGTAFLEALGGRVTNVHPSLLPAFPGLEAQRQALEYGVRVAGCTVHFVDEEMDHGPIILQAAVPVLDEDTPESLADRILREEHRIYPEAIRLYALDRLRIRGRRVLQLPET, from the coding sequence ATGAGCAGCCGGGGCGGGCTCCTCTTCGACGGCTCCCGCCCCGCCGGGCGCTCTCCGGGCAGCCCGGTGCCGCTGGGCTTCCTGGTCTCGGGCCGGGGCTCCAACCTGGAGGCGATCCTGGCGGCGGTGGAGCGGGGCGAGTTGCCGGCCGAACCACGGCTCGTCCTCTCCGACAGGGCGGGCGTCCGGGCGCTGGAGGTGGCGCGGGCGCACGGGGTTCCGGCGCAGGTGCTGGAGCGGAGGGAGTTCCCGGACCGGGAGGCGTACGAGCGGGCGCTGGCCGGACGCTTCCTCGAGCGGGGGGTGGAGCTCTGCGCCATGGCCGGCTTCCTGCGGCTGGTCGGAACCGCCTTTCTCGAGGCGCTGGGCGGGCGGGTGACGAACGTCCACCCCTCCCTGCTCCCGGCCTTTCCCGGCCTGGAGGCGCAGCGCCAGGCGCTGGAGTACGGGGTGCGGGTGGCGGGCTGCACCGTCCACTTCGTGGACGAGGAGATGGACCACGGGCCCATCATCCTCCAGGCCGCGGTGCCGGTGCTGGACGAGGACACCCCCGAGAGCCTGGCCGACCGGATCCTGCGCGAGGAACACCGGATCTACCCGGAGGCGATCCGGCTCTACGCGCTCGACCGGCTGCGCATCCGCGGCCGGCGCGTCCTGCAGCTCCCCGAAACGTGA
- the purM gene encoding phosphoribosylformylglycinamidine cyclo-ligase, translating into MSDATQRPPRPVPLTYAAAGVHLEDAEELVRRIAPLARATQRPEVVAGVGGFAGLSRLPGGYRRPLLVAGADGVGSKLLLAAALDRHEGAGVDCVAMNVNDILTVGAEPLFFLDYLAAHRLEPAFVARVVAGVAEGCRQAGCALLGGESAEMPDLYPPGRYDLAGFAVGVVEEERRLGPERVRPGDRLLGLASSGLHANGYALARKALLERGGLRLDRPLPGTGPTAPALGDLLLEPTRIYVRPVLDLLRAAGEAVHAAAHVTGGGLEANLRRVLPAGLRPEIERSWPEPPLFRAIREAGEVAQAEMERVFNLGVGFVLVVAAGAEEEAARRLRAAGQEVWPAGRVVRA; encoded by the coding sequence ATGAGCGACGCGACGCAGCGCCCCCCGCGCCCGGTCCCCCTCACCTACGCGGCGGCGGGGGTCCACCTGGAGGACGCCGAAGAGCTGGTCCGGCGCATCGCGCCGCTGGCGCGGGCGACGCAGCGGCCCGAGGTGGTGGCGGGGGTGGGCGGCTTCGCCGGCCTCTCCCGCCTGCCCGGTGGGTACCGCAGGCCGCTCCTGGTGGCAGGCGCCGACGGGGTCGGCTCCAAACTCCTCCTGGCCGCCGCCCTGGACCGGCACGAGGGCGCGGGCGTCGACTGCGTGGCCATGAACGTCAACGACATCCTGACGGTGGGTGCCGAGCCGCTCTTCTTCCTCGACTACCTGGCGGCGCACCGCCTGGAGCCCGCCTTCGTGGCCCGCGTGGTGGCGGGCGTGGCCGAGGGTTGCCGGCAGGCGGGGTGCGCGCTCCTGGGCGGCGAGTCGGCCGAGATGCCCGACCTCTACCCGCCCGGCCGCTACGACCTGGCCGGCTTCGCCGTGGGGGTGGTGGAGGAGGAACGCCGGCTCGGGCCGGAGCGCGTCCGGCCGGGCGACCGGCTGCTGGGGCTGGCCAGCTCCGGCCTCCACGCCAACGGCTACGCCCTCGCCAGGAAGGCGCTGCTGGAACGGGGCGGCCTGCGCCTCGACCGGCCGCTCCCGGGAACGGGGCCGACCGCCCCCGCCCTGGGCGACCTGCTGCTGGAGCCCACCCGCATCTACGTGCGACCGGTCCTCGATCTCCTCCGGGCTGCGGGCGAGGCGGTCCACGCGGCCGCCCACGTGACCGGCGGGGGGCTGGAGGCCAACCTCCGGCGCGTCCTGCCCGCCGGCCTCCGCCCCGAGATCGAGCGCAGCTGGCCCGAGCCGCCCCTCTTCCGCGCCATCCGCGAGGCGGGCGAGGTGGCGCAGGCGGAGATGGAGCGCGTCTTCAACCTGGGCGTCGGCTTCGTCCTGGTGGTGGCCGCCGGCGCCGAGGAGGAGGCGGCCCGCCGCCTGCGGGCCGCGGGGCAGGAAGTCTGGCCGGCCGGGCGGGTGGTCCGGGCATGA